In a genomic window of Pseudomonadota bacterium:
- a CDS encoding flavodoxin-dependent (E)-4-hydroxy-3-methylbut-2-enyl-diphosphate synthase — translation MSFWPRRDSRQIRLGEVSIGGQAPISVQSMTNTDTRDVAATVAQIKRLEQVGCELIRVAVPDEDAARKLSRIKKKIALPLLADIHFSHRLALLAVAEGVDGLRLNPGNIGSTLRVREVVAACRERSVPIRIGVNAGSLEKAIVDKYGYTPEALVESAMTHVRLLEEENFELIKISLKSSDIRNTLTAYRLLAKRVDYPFHIGITEAGTQLRGAIKSAAGLALLLGEGLGDTLRVSLTAAPEEEIFVAFELLKSLGLRQRGIELISCPTCGRTEIELIRLAQEVEKALAHVRAPLKVAVMGCVVNGPGEAQHADFGIAGGRGVGLIFRQGRVLRKLPEEHLVAALVAEIEQYLEAHESIT, via the coding sequence ATGAGTTTCTGGCCCCGGCGAGATAGCCGGCAGATCAGGCTCGGAGAAGTTTCAATTGGGGGACAGGCGCCGATTTCGGTGCAGTCGATGACCAACACCGATACTCGCGATGTGGCGGCGACGGTGGCCCAGATCAAACGTCTGGAGCAGGTTGGTTGCGAGCTGATTCGGGTCGCGGTGCCGGATGAGGACGCGGCCAGAAAACTTTCCCGGATTAAAAAGAAAATTGCGCTTCCGCTGCTGGCGGACATTCATTTCAGTCATCGTCTGGCCCTTCTGGCGGTGGCGGAAGGGGTTGACGGGTTGCGGCTGAATCCCGGCAATATCGGTTCCACGCTTCGGGTGCGCGAGGTGGTGGCCGCCTGTCGCGAGCGGTCGGTTCCGATTCGCATCGGGGTTAACGCTGGCTCCCTGGAAAAGGCTATTGTTGATAAATACGGTTACACCCCTGAAGCCCTGGTTGAAAGCGCGATGACGCATGTTCGGCTGCTTGAGGAGGAGAATTTCGAGTTGATCAAGATCTCACTCAAATCTTCAGACATCAGGAACACCCTGACGGCCTACCGGCTTTTGGCCAAGCGCGTGGATTATCCTTTTCATATCGGGATTACCGAGGCCGGCACTCAGTTGCGCGGCGCCATCAAGTCGGCCGCGGGGCTGGCTCTGCTTCTGGGTGAAGGCCTGGGCGACACCCTGCGGGTCTCTCTGACCGCGGCTCCGGAAGAAGAGATCTTTGTCGCGTTTGAACTTTTGAAAAGCCTGGGTCTAAGACAACGCGGCATCGAGTTGATTTCCTGCCCGACCTGCGGACGCACGGAAATCGAGCTTATCAGGCTGGCGCAAGAGGTCGAAAAAGCCCTGGCCCATGTTCGGGCTCCCCTGAAAGTCGCAGTCATGGGTTGCGTGGTCAACGGTCCCGGGGAGGCTCAGCACGCTGATTTCGGAATCGCCGGAGGGCGGGGTGTGGGGTTGATCTTTCGCCAGGGCAGGGTTTTGAGAAAATTGCCGGAAGAACATCTGGTCGCGGCCCTGGTAGCTGAGATTGAACAATATCTGGAAGCGCATGAGTCGATCACGTAA
- a CDS encoding NAD(P)/FAD-dependent oxidoreductase, which translates to MDVRDISRHYERRKMNKAYPPRSEKRASIDEAPALTIAGAGISGLAAAWYATRAGLSCRVLESDNRAGGNALTITGPEGFRYDSGAHRYHDRNQEVTADLKQLMGDLLLRVEAPSQIFFAGRFIDFPLSPFPSQSRHVFGIYLMPARHPRPSILPAYL; encoded by the coding sequence ATGGACGTCAGGGATATATCACGGCATTACGAGAGGCGGAAGATGAATAAGGCCTACCCACCACGGTCAGAGAAAAGAGCATCCATTGACGAGGCTCCGGCTCTGACCATTGCCGGAGCCGGAATCAGCGGCCTGGCGGCCGCCTGGTATGCCACTCGGGCAGGTCTTTCCTGCCGGGTGCTGGAAAGCGATAACCGCGCCGGCGGCAACGCCTTGACGATCACAGGCCCTGAGGGCTTCCGCTATGATTCCGGCGCCCATCGTTATCACGACCGGAATCAGGAGGTTACCGCCGATCTGAAACAGCTTATGGGCGATCTCCTGCTCCGGGTGGAGGCCCCCAGCCAGATCTTTTTTGCCGGACGTTTTATTGACTTTCCCCTTTCCCCTTTCCCCTCTCAATCTCGTCACGTCTTTGGGATTTACCTCATGCCTGCGAGGCACCCGCGACCTTCTATTCTCCCGGCTTACCTATGA
- a CDS encoding flippase-like domain-containing protein — translation MLLSICSGLGALVFLIKIADWKSLLTIYKALSWSMLLVALFCYGTTWIFRVGRFRLFLESGGQDISAPGIFAVLISGFGLNAFLPGKAGEVATIIFLRWKGIAGSTALAAVIQARILDLLALLTLMSTAGLPTALQLSAAPYSRAVLAGAGLLTIAPMLFMALDRRQNLERFIEKMYRKPLLSATAKTLHKFLVAYRRICLNGRLLAATGLFSLFIWTGEGMVAWFITKAAAVPASLSVCLLAVSLGNLGKAIPLTPGGVGVYEAIMAAVLHGTGLDWGSAVAVALADHLLKKTCSIGIGLPLAVHLVGDRGWSWLTWKEEKT, via the coding sequence GTGCTGTTGTCGATTTGCAGTGGTCTGGGAGCCCTGGTATTTCTGATAAAAATCGCCGACTGGAAAAGTCTTTTGACAATCTATAAAGCGCTGTCCTGGAGCATGCTGCTGGTAGCGCTTTTTTGCTACGGGACCACTTGGATCTTTCGTGTCGGGCGTTTTCGGCTGTTCCTGGAAAGCGGAGGCCAGGACATTTCCGCCCCTGGGATCTTCGCCGTTCTGATCAGTGGCTTTGGCCTTAATGCCTTTCTGCCGGGAAAAGCCGGAGAGGTGGCAACGATAATCTTTTTACGCTGGAAGGGCATCGCTGGAAGTACGGCGCTGGCGGCCGTGATCCAGGCCCGCATTCTTGATCTGCTGGCCCTGCTGACCCTGATGTCGACCGCCGGATTGCCGACCGCCCTGCAACTGTCAGCCGCGCCATATTCCCGAGCCGTACTGGCCGGAGCCGGACTGCTCACCATCGCCCCCATGTTGTTTATGGCCCTCGACCGCAGACAGAACCTCGAAAGATTTATTGAAAAGATGTACCGAAAACCACTTCTGAGCGCAACGGCAAAAACTCTGCATAAATTTCTGGTCGCCTACCGCAGAATCTGCCTGAACGGACGGCTGCTGGCGGCGACCGGTCTTTTCTCGCTGTTTATCTGGACGGGCGAGGGTATGGTTGCCTGGTTTATCACTAAGGCGGCAGCGGTTCCGGCATCATTGAGTGTTTGTCTTCTGGCGGTTTCCTTGGGGAATCTTGGTAAAGCCATACCTCTTACCCCAGGCGGGGTCGGGGTGTATGAGGCGATCATGGCCGCCGTTCTGCATGGCACCGGCCTGGACTGGGGCAGCGCCGTGGCGGTGGCCCTGGCGGATCATCTGCTGAAAAAAACCTGCAGTATCGGTATCGGCCTGCCGCTGGCCGTCCACCTTGTCGGAGATCGCGGCTGGAGCTGGCTGACGTGGAAGGAGGAGAAGACGTGA
- a CDS encoding tetratricopeptide repeat protein, which produces MLSHMLDGQLFGLQPAGHHAGNLFLHLANTGLLYVLIRRLFSGGRPTAFFVAAFFAIHPLHVESVAWVSSRKDLLSGFFFLLTLLAYERFNRSKELRRRWYLITLGLTLAGLFSKAMLVTIPGVLLLLDIWPLERLKSEGGARDLVWRTLKDLRLWVEKLPFIGAGLAISALALFMRRERLNSPERDLLSFGERWLRAVDGSGMYLAKTVWPFDLTVAYKYFPAVSVLRATIFLVLLAAISLAAIAVRKRYPSFFVGWFWYLGMLAPVAGLMQTGPQELAYRYTYLPLIGISLIIAWGLPVLYRWILPAQAQHFKPWPAILAISLLLGWWTFTCRACVGVWRNEETLLRHALRINPSNWLALNNLGYELLRRGQSEPALKYLNQAFALSPNKINIKSNLAQALSREFSDSESLKRAITLFSEVLASDPNREQDRINLGITLAKAGRNKESLQVFAEVVRRDPEQPKGHYNYAQVLLTAGRPHEARKELESALRLDPGYQLARDFLARLENLRQP; this is translated from the coding sequence ATGCTGTCGCACATGCTGGACGGCCAGTTATTCGGCCTGCAACCGGCCGGTCATCACGCCGGTAATCTGTTTCTTCATCTCGCCAACACCGGGCTGTTGTATGTTCTGATTCGCCGTCTGTTCTCAGGTGGCCGACCGACAGCCTTTTTCGTCGCCGCTTTTTTTGCAATCCATCCCCTGCATGTTGAATCTGTAGCCTGGGTGTCATCCCGCAAAGATCTGCTGAGTGGATTTTTCTTTTTGCTTACCCTACTTGCCTATGAACGCTTCAACCGGTCGAAAGAACTCCGCCGGCGCTGGTATCTGATAACCCTGGGATTAACGCTGGCGGGTCTGTTTTCCAAGGCCATGCTGGTGACGATTCCCGGGGTATTGCTGCTGCTCGATATCTGGCCGCTGGAACGCCTTAAGTCTGAGGGGGGTGCTCGCGACTTGGTCTGGCGAACGCTTAAAGACCTGCGGTTGTGGGTTGAAAAATTACCGTTTATCGGAGCCGGTCTGGCCATCTCCGCGCTGGCGTTATTTATGCGCCGGGAGCGGCTTAATTCTCCTGAACGCGACCTTCTGTCTTTCGGAGAACGTTGGCTGCGGGCGGTGGACGGAAGCGGTATGTATCTTGCCAAAACCGTCTGGCCTTTTGACCTGACCGTTGCGTATAAATATTTTCCGGCGGTGTCGGTATTGCGAGCGACGATATTTCTGGTTTTGTTGGCAGCGATTAGCCTGGCGGCAATAGCCGTCAGGAAGCGTTACCCCTCCTTTTTTGTCGGCTGGTTCTGGTATCTGGGCATGCTGGCGCCGGTGGCCGGTCTCATGCAAACCGGGCCCCAGGAGTTGGCCTATCGCTATACCTACTTACCCCTGATCGGTATTTCCCTGATTATTGCCTGGGGGCTGCCGGTGCTTTATCGGTGGATTCTGCCGGCTCAGGCCCAACATTTCAAACCTTGGCCGGCAATTCTCGCGATCAGCCTACTGCTCGGCTGGTGGACCTTCACCTGCCGAGCCTGTGTCGGAGTCTGGCGCAACGAGGAAACCCTGCTCCGCCACGCCCTGCGGATCAACCCTTCTAACTGGCTGGCCTTAAACAACCTGGGATATGAGCTGCTTCGCCGGGGACAGAGCGAACCGGCTCTCAAGTATCTGAATCAGGCTTTCGCGCTTTCTCCGAACAAAATCAACATCAAGTCAAACCTAGCGCAGGCGTTATCCCGGGAGTTTTCCGACAGTGAGTCCCTGAAACGCGCGATCACCTTGTTCAGCGAAGTGTTGGCAAGCGATCCCAACCGTGAACAGGATCGCATCAATCTGGGCATAACCCTTGCCAAGGCCGGACGAAACAAAGAGTCATTACAGGTATTTGCCGAGGTCGTACGCAGGGATCCGGAGCAACCTAAAGGACATTACAATTACGCTCAGGTTCTGCTCACCGCCGGCCGCCCGCACGAGGCCCGCAAAGAGCTGGAAAGCGCGCTGCGGCTTGATCCCGGCTACCAACTCGCCCGTGATTTCCTAGCTCGACTCGAAAATCTCAGACAACCATGA
- a CDS encoding aldehyde ferredoxin oxidoreductase produces the protein MTEKIFRVDMERLQVKVEEVPAPWRGLGGRALTSTIIATEVPPTCHPLGKHNKLVFAPGLLAGTMASTSGRLSAGAKSPLTGTIKESNAGGTAGQLLARLGVKAIIIEGVPAAGHCYGLHLSADGLVMVPENDLAGFGNFAVIDKLDSTGDLKYGLLSIGPAGERGLIAANISVKDQDGKLRSFGRGGLGAVMGSKGVKYLLINAAGAAPGVNLADAETFKRAAKTFNQALLAHPVCGNALGAYGTNVLINIINEAGALPTRNFRSGQFDRHEMICGEKMAEMINARGGKNKHGCQPGCVMQCSQIFVDEAGHYITSGFEYESIWAMGAHCGLDELDLLARADSLMDDIGVDSIEMAVTIGLAMEAGIIAFGDGAGFIRLLKEVGEGTPLGRILGSGAAVTGKVYGLTRVPVVKGQAIPAYDPRAVKGIGITYCTSTMGADHTAGYTVATNILKSGGYVDPLQKEGQVELSRNLQIATAAVDSTGLCIFTAFALLDNDSVLPAVVAMINARHGLSLTVDEVTDLGKSVLKTERAFNQAAGFTKVHDRLPEFFRDEKLPPHDAIWDFTDDEIDAFWNF, from the coding sequence ATGACGGAGAAGATTTTTCGGGTTGATATGGAAAGGTTGCAGGTTAAAGTTGAAGAAGTTCCGGCGCCCTGGCGGGGACTCGGGGGGCGGGCTTTGACCTCGACGATTATTGCGACCGAGGTACCGCCGACCTGTCATCCTCTGGGCAAACACAACAAACTGGTTTTTGCTCCCGGCCTGCTGGCCGGCACCATGGCTTCCACTTCGGGGAGGCTCTCGGCCGGAGCCAAGAGCCCGCTGACCGGAACCATCAAAGAGAGTAACGCCGGGGGGACGGCGGGTCAGCTACTGGCGCGCCTTGGGGTCAAAGCGATAATCATCGAAGGGGTACCGGCCGCTGGACACTGCTATGGTCTGCATCTCAGCGCCGATGGCTTGGTTATGGTTCCGGAAAATGATTTGGCGGGCTTCGGTAACTTTGCCGTGATCGACAAACTGGATTCGACCGGCGACCTTAAATACGGTCTTTTAAGTATTGGCCCGGCCGGAGAACGCGGCCTGATAGCGGCCAATATTTCCGTCAAGGATCAAGACGGCAAATTGCGCAGTTTCGGTCGGGGTGGATTGGGTGCGGTGATGGGGTCGAAGGGGGTCAAATATCTTCTGATCAATGCGGCCGGGGCCGCACCGGGTGTGAATCTGGCCGATGCCGAAACCTTTAAACGGGCGGCGAAAACCTTTAACCAGGCGTTGTTGGCTCATCCGGTCTGCGGCAATGCTCTCGGGGCTTACGGTACCAATGTTTTGATTAATATCATCAATGAGGCGGGGGCGCTGCCGACGAGAAATTTTCGTTCCGGACAATTCGACCGGCACGAGATGATCTGTGGGGAAAAAATGGCTGAAATGATCAATGCCCGGGGAGGGAAAAACAAACATGGTTGTCAGCCCGGTTGCGTCATGCAGTGTTCCCAGATCTTTGTCGATGAAGCGGGCCATTATATAACCTCCGGTTTTGAATATGAGTCGATCTGGGCCATGGGGGCGCATTGCGGTCTGGATGAGCTTGATCTTCTCGCCCGGGCCGACAGTCTGATGGATGATATCGGAGTCGATTCGATTGAAATGGCGGTTACCATCGGCCTGGCGATGGAAGCCGGAATCATTGCGTTCGGTGACGGAGCGGGTTTTATCCGGCTGCTCAAGGAGGTCGGCGAAGGCACCCCATTGGGGCGTATTTTAGGGTCCGGAGCCGCAGTGACCGGCAAGGTTTACGGTCTGACCCGGGTACCAGTGGTCAAAGGCCAGGCGATTCCGGCCTACGATCCTCGCGCCGTCAAGGGTATAGGAATAACCTATTGCACCTCGACTATGGGAGCCGATCATACTGCCGGTTACACGGTGGCCACCAATATTTTAAAGAGCGGCGGCTATGTTGATCCTCTGCAAAAAGAAGGGCAGGTTGAACTTTCCCGTAACCTGCAGATCGCCACGGCCGCGGTCGACAGTACGGGGCTCTGTATCTTTACCGCTTTTGCCCTGCTTGATAACGATTCCGTATTACCCGCCGTGGTCGCGATGATCAATGCCCGTCATGGTCTTTCCCTGACCGTCGATGAGGTTACCGACTTGGGGAAATCGGTACTTAAAACCGAACGGGCCTTCAATCAGGCCGCCGGATTTACCAAGGTTCATGACCGTCTGCCGGAATTTTTTCGAGATGAGAAGTTACCTCCTCATGACGCAATCTGGGACTTTACCGACGACGAGATTGATGCCTTCTGGAATTTCTGA
- a CDS encoding OmpA family protein: protein MEKKLGPTERKPLIPAGIVGLSLATVIIMQFVFPAWATSPVPPARDVFTFSGQSAPPTETIPDRQGYQVVVDSKTISHSLSGEKGTIDLCLEFSSASAALTASAELQVTEIAAALRSPKLSRSRILITGHTDNLGPATTNLELSRKRASAVKEALVELGIEAERMQILGRGEEEPLADNRDAAGRARNRRVTLSLQP from the coding sequence ATGGAGAAAAAACTTGGCCCGACTGAGCGCAAGCCACTAATTCCAGCAGGGATCGTCGGTTTGTCCCTTGCAACCGTGATAATCATGCAGTTTGTGTTTCCGGCATGGGCGACGTCACCCGTGCCTCCGGCTCGGGATGTTTTTACCTTTTCCGGACAAAGCGCTCCCCCCACCGAGACGATTCCTGACCGCCAGGGATATCAGGTGGTAGTCGACAGCAAAACGATCAGTCATTCATTGTCTGGGGAAAAAGGAACGATAGATCTGTGTCTCGAATTTTCCTCCGCTTCCGCCGCGTTGACCGCCTCCGCCGAATTGCAGGTCACGGAAATCGCCGCTGCCCTGCGCAGTCCAAAACTGAGTCGAAGTAGAATCCTGATCACCGGTCACACTGATAATCTCGGTCCGGCGACGACCAATCTCGAACTTTCCCGTAAGCGGGCGAGCGCTGTCAAAGAAGCTCTGGTCGAGCTCGGGATTGAGGCAGAACGCATGCAAATCCTCGGCCGGGGTGAAGAAGAACCGCTGGCCGATAACCGTGACGCGGCGGGTCGGGCCCGTAATCGGCGAGTAACCCTGAGTCTGCAACCCTGA
- a CDS encoding ABC transporter substrate-binding protein, whose protein sequence is MNRVRFFRFLVFLLGLSCLSSPTSDSLRAATLSSAPISIFCSIGPHLDFCRRIGGNRVRAMLLLEPGENPSTYAPSPAKIEALHRARFFFSVGLPFEQMLLSKIKNLDQGPEIVDTQAGITLLPMTDYTFVAPPHDHIHNEGLDPHSWLDPRLALQQAANIAAALSRNDPANKNYYDNNFKMLESELNALHEKLQISLLALSGSPLMVYHPAFGYFARAYNLRQIAIEIEGKQPKARDLAQFIQTARENRVRAIFIQPQFDRHSAEKIARAVNCAVVPIDPLAVDYINNLDRIATLVRSHIEPPG, encoded by the coding sequence ATGAATAGAGTCAGGTTTTTCCGTTTTCTCGTTTTTTTGCTCGGCCTGAGTTGTTTGTCGAGCCCGACCAGCGACAGCCTTCGGGCGGCAACGCTCTCCTCAGCACCTATTTCAATCTTTTGCAGCATCGGTCCGCATCTTGATTTTTGTCGCCGCATCGGCGGTAACCGCGTGCGGGCCATGCTGTTGCTTGAACCTGGGGAAAATCCCTCCACTTACGCCCCGAGCCCGGCCAAAATTGAAGCCTTACATAGGGCCCGTTTTTTTTTCAGCGTGGGGCTGCCTTTTGAACAAATGCTGCTGTCAAAAATCAAAAATCTGGACCAGGGTCCGGAAATTGTCGATACTCAGGCAGGCATAACCCTGCTGCCGATGACCGATTACACCTTTGTCGCCCCCCCCCACGATCATATTCATAACGAAGGACTCGACCCGCATAGTTGGCTTGATCCCCGCCTGGCCTTGCAACAGGCCGCCAATATCGCGGCGGCCCTGAGCCGTAATGATCCCGCAAATAAAAATTATTACGATAATAATTTCAAGATGCTGGAGTCAGAACTCAATGCGTTGCATGAAAAATTACAAATTTCCCTGCTGGCTCTTTCCGGTAGTCCTCTGATGGTTTACCACCCAGCTTTTGGCTATTTCGCCAGAGCCTACAACCTGCGCCAGATCGCGATTGAAATCGAGGGGAAACAGCCCAAGGCCAGGGATCTGGCGCAATTCATTCAGACGGCCCGGGAAAACCGGGTTCGCGCTATCTTTATCCAACCCCAGTTTGACCGGCACAGCGCCGAAAAAATCGCCCGCGCAGTTAACTGCGCCGTGGTTCCGATCGATCCTCTGGCGGTCGATTACATTAACAATCTGGACCGCATCGCGACGCTGGTTCGCAGCCACATTGAGCCTCCCGGATGA
- a CDS encoding ABC transporter ATP-binding protein has protein sequence MNQDQDHLHDQISPIIRIRELNFSYQDHCILQNVNLDIEEGELASIIGPNGGGKTTLLRLMLGLIQPDSGTIEVFGQPAAQACRAIGYMPQHAHLDPLFPISVLNVVLMGQLGCRNCGAWGLYHRRSREVARQALSEVGMSECEKKSFHELSGGQRQRVLIARALATEPRLLLLDEPTANIDSRSEENLYETLVRLNRKMTILLVSHDLGVVSQVVRSVICVNRQVVIHPTSHINGALIKEIYGGDFNLVRHDHRCNEHGHQFLKPSI, from the coding sequence ATGAATCAGGATCAAGACCACCTTCATGATCAAATCTCGCCGATCATTCGAATCCGGGAACTTAATTTTTCCTATCAGGATCACTGTATTCTGCAAAATGTCAATCTCGATATTGAAGAAGGAGAACTGGCCAGTATCATCGGGCCCAACGGCGGAGGCAAAACCACTCTGCTCAGGTTGATGCTGGGACTGATTCAACCGGACAGCGGCACCATTGAGGTTTTCGGCCAGCCGGCGGCGCAGGCGTGCCGCGCCATCGGCTACATGCCGCAGCACGCCCATCTTGATCCGTTATTTCCGATATCGGTTCTCAACGTCGTCCTCATGGGGCAGCTCGGCTGCCGCAATTGCGGAGCCTGGGGATTATATCACCGTCGTTCCCGGGAAGTGGCCCGTCAGGCCCTGAGCGAGGTCGGGATGAGTGAGTGCGAGAAGAAATCCTTTCATGAGCTTTCCGGAGGACAGCGCCAGCGGGTCCTGATTGCCCGAGCCCTGGCCACCGAGCCCCGGTTGCTTCTTCTAGATGAACCAACCGCCAACATTGATTCGCGCAGCGAGGAAAACCTTTACGAAACCCTGGTCCGACTCAACCGGAAAATGACGATTCTTCTGGTTTCCCACGATCTCGGAGTGGTTTCCCAGGTGGTCAGAAGTGTGATCTGCGTCAATCGCCAGGTTGTCATTCATCCGACCAGCCACATCAATGGCGCCTTGATCAAGGAAATATACGGTGGGGATTTCAATCTAGTCCGCCACGATCACCGCTGCAACGAGCATGGACATCAGTTTCTGAAACCGTCAATCTAG
- a CDS encoding metal ABC transporter permease encodes MNFFSALQDPANSFLRLALAVGLCSSLAFGIIGTYVVTRRISYLAGAISHCVLGGIGAALWLRHSLALEWLDPVYGALPAALLAALAVGRFGRSSGQREETMIGATWAVGMALGLIFLDFTPGYFNLSSYLFGDILLVSQADLYMILGLDLLIILFVWRFYHPLLAISFDEEFAGLRGLRVKLLYYLLLALIATTVVLMIRIVGIVMVIAMLTLPAAAAAIFTHRLYTMMLMTVILSATAVSGGLGLSYGVGLSSGPIIILLSGFIYVFAALWKKFKRSLKHG; translated from the coding sequence ATGAATTTTTTTTCCGCCTTGCAGGATCCCGCCAATTCCTTTCTCAGGCTTGCTCTGGCGGTCGGGCTTTGTTCCAGTCTCGCATTCGGCATTATCGGCACCTATGTCGTCACTCGCCGCATCAGTTATCTTGCCGGCGCTATTTCTCATTGCGTCCTCGGCGGTATTGGCGCAGCTTTATGGCTGCGGCACAGCCTTGCCCTGGAATGGCTTGATCCGGTCTACGGAGCTCTGCCGGCGGCGTTGCTCGCGGCCCTGGCGGTCGGACGTTTCGGCCGCAGTTCGGGTCAGCGGGAAGAAACCATGATCGGCGCCACTTGGGCCGTCGGAATGGCTCTGGGGCTCATTTTTCTGGATTTCACCCCTGGCTATTTCAACTTGAGCAGCTATCTCTTCGGTGATATTCTTCTGGTTTCACAAGCCGATCTGTACATGATCCTGGGGCTTGACCTGTTGATCATCCTGTTTGTCTGGCGGTTTTATCACCCACTGCTGGCAATCTCTTTTGACGAGGAATTCGCCGGCCTGCGCGGACTTCGGGTAAAACTACTCTATTATCTTCTTCTGGCGTTGATCGCGACAACGGTCGTGCTCATGATCAGGATCGTCGGTATCGTCATGGTCATCGCCATGCTGACCCTGCCGGCCGCCGCCGCCGCTATTTTTACCCATCGTCTTTACACCATGATGCTCATGACCGTCATCCTCTCGGCGACAGCCGTCAGTGGAGGTCTGGGACTAAGTTATGGCGTCGGCCTTTCCAGCGGCCCGATAATTATTCTGCTGTCCGGATTTATCTATGTTTTCGCCGCGCTCTGGAAAAAATTCAAACGTTCACTTAAACATGGATAA
- a CDS encoding class I SAM-dependent methyltransferase, whose amino-acid sequence MFSPRSGKNSNVHLNMDNFPKHLSDALSTMYDRLVEKKGLFVPLGIARGHNLLKDLNYPEELLARLPNGYAELAFPCANPLKRICSLQPRRLLDLGCGCALDTLFCALSLTELDELTAIDNSPALLARAEKLLGCFPELKTNLTLQRADLNQLNKTAFAKFDLILMNGSFNLIYRKLEFLSTLSGLLEEGGTLLIYDFLLTECLPPGFTQEIDNWLWNIGGALSRKELKQTLASVALKLLTVNELERIDPVARCELLIVHA is encoded by the coding sequence ATGTTTTCGCCGCGCTCTGGAAAAAATTCAAACGTTCACTTAAACATGGATAATTTCCCCAAACATCTCAGTGATGCCCTGAGCACGATGTATGATCGCCTGGTCGAAAAAAAGGGCCTGTTTGTTCCGCTGGGAATCGCCCGCGGCCACAACTTACTGAAAGATTTGAATTATCCGGAAGAACTGCTGGCTCGACTGCCGAACGGCTATGCCGAGCTGGCCTTTCCTTGCGCCAACCCTCTGAAGCGCATTTGCTCTTTGCAACCGCGACGTTTGCTTGATCTGGGTTGCGGATGCGCCCTGGACACGCTGTTCTGCGCGCTATCCCTGACGGAACTGGACGAGCTGACCGCCATTGACAACAGCCCTGCCTTGCTGGCCCGAGCCGAAAAACTGCTGGGCTGTTTTCCGGAGTTGAAAACGAACCTTACTTTGCAAAGAGCCGATCTCAACCAACTGAACAAAACCGCTTTTGCTAAATTCGATCTGATTCTGATGAACGGCTCCTTTAATCTGATTTACCGTAAACTTGAATTTCTGAGCACCCTTAGCGGTTTGCTGGAGGAAGGCGGCACCTTGCTGATATATGACTTTCTCCTGACGGAATGTCTGCCCCCGGGGTTTACTCAAGAGATTGATAACTGGCTCTGGAACATCGGCGGGGCTTTAAGTCGAAAAGAGCTGAAACAAACTTTAGCGTCCGTCGCGCTTAAGCTACTGACCGTCAACGAACTGGAACGAATCGATCCGGTCGCCCGCTGTGAATTATTGATCGTACATGCCTGA